The following are from one region of the Salvia hispanica cultivar TCC Black 2014 chromosome 1, UniMelb_Shisp_WGS_1.0, whole genome shotgun sequence genome:
- the LOC125188357 gene encoding uncharacterized protein LOC125188357 → MTPRIAQLFLHKSLLLLIIQSVACLSIENDTISRGVVIKDPQTIVSQNQVYILGFFTPPNTTNRYLAIFFSFSQETLVWIANRDKPLTDSSSSVTLSRNGNLVLVDGTNQTVWSTNLTTTMNSTVQLLDTGNLVLREDASGDVLWESFSQPMEVQVQGMPLSQNVKTGKQLLLTAWKNATNPEKGRFSGGLDVTSGTPQLYMWDEGRPCLRSGPWNGYIFLGIKTVFYAYIDGFNQVKNDSDGNFFFTPQLQKEHVITTVNYTGGMVRKAWNGKKWDVVFASPENECDVYGKCGAFGSCNAIESPICSCLRGFEPVNEDEWGRGNWTNGCRRKSRLQCGDDGFAMLQNMKVPDFAKPFPSGVQDECRTICLRNCSCIAYAYDSHIGCMFWSDSLIDTQDFGSVGVSLYIRLSASQFDNQKERKVYIIIGVAVGFVCISIMMFIAWWFIVKRRGSKAPDSIILEAGQMFTTDSTAIVLKNETKEVNIGDLPKFTFEMLANATNQFHEDNLLGRGGFGPVYKGVLANEKEIAVKRLSAESGQGMQEFMNEVIVISKLQHRNLVKLLGGCVEKEEKILIYEYMPNKSLDAYLFGPTNPTENLLDWNMRSSIIEGIGRGILYLHRDSRLRIIHRDLKPSNVLLDQNWNPKISDFGMARIFGGNEDHGSTARVVGTYGYMAPEYGMEGRFSEKSDVYSFGVLILEILKGKKNTHYFNDECSLSLIEYAWKMWSEGNGLSFVEESIASRETEEEMVRCIQIGLLCVQDYPKDRPSIEIVLSMLSRDIVDLPVPKQPVFADNGSTRGPNGSTQQNVYSNNELTLTFATHQNHNLIHSRSRQMATGIAQLLIHNSILLLIIIQSVASLSIEKDTIVIKDPQTITSQKQIYKLGFFTPPNTTNRYLGIFFAFSQETVIWVANRNKPLKHSSGAVTLSRDGNIVVLDETTNQTVWSTNLTTTFPVMNTTIQLLETGNLVLQKEDSGEILWQSFSEPTDVIVPGMTLSQNVNTGKMVALSAWKNASDPELGSFTTGLEAQSIPQLATWNQGRPHWRSGPWNGLIFLGIKEMFYAYLDGFTQVTNDSAGNFFYSKPQENVYITASVNSTGHVMRNVWNGMAKRWDVGWTAPENECDVYGKCGEFGSCNVTQSPICTCLRGFEPVNEEEWGRGNWTNGCRRRNQLQCGDDGFERLQYMKVPDFPQPLPSRVQDECRTICLRNCSCIAYAYDGNIGCMFWTDTLIDTQEFDGVGVDLYVRLSASEFGSHKGRKLYIIIPVTVSFVCISLMIIIVWWLMIKRRGDRVRDTSIVEAGQMFMTDSTAIVLRNESKEVNIGELPKFTFEMLVKATNRFHVTNLLGRGGFGPVYKGILANGKEIAVKRLSADSGQGMQEFMNEVILISKLQHRNLVKLLGGCVEEEERILIYEYMPNKSLDACLFGTTNPAKKLLDWNMRYNIIEGIARGILYLHRDSRLRIIHRDLKPSNVLLDKDWNPKISDFGMARIFGGNEDHGSTARVVGTYGYMAPEYGMEGRFSEKSDVFSFGVLILEIIKGKKNTRYFNDEWSLSLIGYAWKMWSEGNGLSFVEESIASRENEEEMVRCIQIGLLCVQENPKDRPSIEVILSMLSRDIMELAMPNQPAFSENGSTTGPSGSTHQNVFSSNELTLSGLDGR, encoded by the exons ATGACACCCAGAATAGCTCAACTCTTTCTTCATAAatcacttcttcttcttatcaTCCAAAGTGTTGCATGTTTGAGCATAGAAAACGACACCATTTCACGCGGTGTTGTGATCAAAGATCCACAAACCATCGTTTCCCAAAACCAGGTATACATACTAGGATTCTTCACACCTCCAAACACCACCAACCGCTACTTAGccatcttcttctccttctcccaAGAAACTCTCGTATGGATCGCCAACAGAGACAAACCCCTCACTGATTCTTCCAGCTCCGTTACTCTCTCCCGAAATGGCAATCTTGTCCTCGTAGATGGGACTAATCAAACCGTCTGGTCCACCAATCTCACCACCACCATGAACTCGACCGTCCAGCTCCTCGACACTGGCAATCTCGTCTTGCGGGAAGATGCCTCTGGAGACGTGTTATGGGAGTCGTTCTCACAACCAATGGAAGTTCAGGTCCAGGGAATGCCATTAAGCCAGAACGTAAAGACAGGGAAGCAGCTGCTGCTGACGGCGTGGAAAAACGCCACCAACCCCGAGAAAGGGCGCTTCAGCGGGGGCCTCGACGTCACGAGCGGGACCCCACAGCTTTACATGTGGGATGAGGGGCGCCCGTGCTTGAGGAGCGGGCCGTGGAACGGCTACATTTTTCTTGGGATAAAGACGGTGTTCTACGCCTACATAGATGGATTCAATCAAGTGAAGAATGACAGTGACGGGAATTTCTTCTTTACCCCGCAACTGCAGAAAGAGCATGTGATAACAACCGTGAACTATACAGGAGGTATGGTGCGAAAGGCGTGGAACGGAAAGAAATGGGACGTGGTGTTCGCCTCTCCTGAAAATGAGTGTGATGTTTACGGGAAGTGTGGGGCGTTTGGTAGCTGCAATGCTATCGAATCACCTATTTGTAGTTGTTTGAGAGGGTTTGAGCCTGTAAATGAGGATGAATGGGGGAGAGGGAATTGGACTAATGGTTGTAGGAGGAAGAGCCGGTTGCAGTGTGGTGACGATGGATTTGCGATGTTGCAGAATATGAAGGTTCCGGACTTTGCTAAACCCTTTCCTTCTGGGGTTCAAGACGAGTGTCGGACCATATGTTTGAGGAACTGCTCATGCATAGCTTATGCTTATGATAGTCACATTGGTTGTATGTTTTGGAGTGATTCCTTGATTGACACTCAGGATTTTGGCAGTGTTGGTGTTAGCCTCTACATTCGTCTCTCTGCGTCTCAATTTG ATAACCAAAAGGAGAGAAAGGTGTACATCATAATTGGAGTAGCTGTGGGTTTTGTTTGCATATCTATTATGATGTTTATTGCTTGGTGGTTTATAGTGAAAAGGAGAG GCAGCAAAGCTCCAGATTCGATTATTTTGGAAGCAGGACAGATGTTCACGACGGATTCAACTGCAATTgtactaaaaaatgaaacaaaggAAGTTAATATTGGTGATTTGCCAAAGTTCACCTTCGAGATGCTTGCTAATGCAACAAACCAGTTCCATGAAGATAATCTTCTTGGGAGGGGAGGTTTTGGTCCTGTTTACAAG GGAGTTCTGGCAAACGAGAAAGAAATCGCTGTGAAAAGACTATCAGCGGAATCTGGACAAGGGATGCAAGAATTCATGAATGAAGTGATTGTGATATCCAAACTCCAACACAGGAATCTAGTCAAGCTGCTGGGAGGTTGTgttgagaaagaagagaagattcTGATATACGAATACATGCCAAACAAAAGCTTGGATGCTTATCTATTTG GTCCTACAAATCCAACAGAGAATCTGTTAGATTGGAATATGCGTTCCAGCATCATCGAGGGCATCGGGCGAGGCATCTTGTACCTTCACAGAGATTCCAGGCTAAGGATCATTCACAGAGACCTCAAGCCAAGTAATGTTCTGCTAGACCAAAACTGGAATCCAAAAATCTCAGATTTTGGGATGGCAAGAATATTCGGAGGCAATGAAGACCATGGCAGTACCGCAAGAGTCGTGGGAACATA CGGATACATGGCGCCAGAATACGGAATGGAAGGCAGATTTTCTGAAAAATCTGATGTATACAGCTTTGGAGTGCTGATATTGGAGAttctaaaaggaaaaaagaatacaCACTATTTCAATGATGAATGTTCATTGAGCCTTATAGAATAT GCGTGGAAAATGTGGAGTGAGGGCAACGGCTTGAGTTTCGTGGAGGAAAGCATTGCAAGTAGGGAGACGGAGGAAGAGATGGTTCGATGCATTCAGATAGGGCTGCTTTGTGTGCAAGACTATCCCAAGGATAGACCTTCCATTGAAATCGTGCTGTCGATGCTGAGTCGTGATATTGTGGATCTGCCAGTGCCTAAGCAGCCCGTGTTTGCAGATAATGGTTCGACACGAGGCCCAAATGGATCAACACAGCAAAATGTCTACTCCAATAACGAGCTCACTCTCACT TTTGCCACCCATCAAAATCATAACCTCATTCATTCCCGTAGTCGTCAAATGGCAACCGGAATCGCTCAGCTCTTGATTCATAATTCGATTCTTCTTCTTATAATCATCCAAAGTGTTGCAAGTTTGAGCATAGAAAAAGACACCATTGTCATCAAAGATCCACAAACCATCACATCCCAAAAACAGATATACAAATTAGGATTCTTCACACCTCCAAACACTACCAACCGCTACTTAGGCATCTTCTTTGCCTTCTCCCAAGAAACTGTGATATGGGTCGCCAACAGAAACAAACCACTCAAACATTCCTCTGGCGCCGTTACTCTATCCCGAGATGGAAATATCGTGGTATTGGACGAGACTACTAATCAAACCGTCTGGTCCACCAATCTCACTACCACCTTTCCTGTCATGAACACAACCATCCAACTCCTCGAAACTGGCAATCTCGTCTTGCAGAAAGAGGACTCGGGAGAGATATTATGGCAATCTTTCTCAGAGCCTACGGACGTGATTGTGCCAGGCATGACGCTGAGCCAGAACGTTAACACAGGGAAGATGGTGGCGCTGTCCGCGTGGAAAAATGCCTCCGATCCCGAGCTAGGGAGCTTCACCACTGGCCTTGAAGCACAGAGCATCCCACAGCTTGCCACGTGGAACCAGGGGAGGCCGCACTGGAGGAGCGGGCCATGGAACGGCCTCATCTTTCTCGGGATAAAGGAGATGTTCTACGCCTACTTGGACGGTTTCACTCAAGTGACGAACGACAGTGCGGGGAACTTCTTCTACTCAAAGCCACAGGAGAATGTGTACATAACGGCCAGTGTGAATTCCACGGGGCATGTGATGCGGAACGTGTGGAATGGCATGGCGAAGAGATGGGACGTGGGATGGACTGCTCCGGAAAATGAATGTGATGTTTATGGAAAGTGTGGGGAGTTTGGTAGCTGCAATGTCACGCAATCTCCTATTTGCACTTGTTTGAGAGGGTTTGAGCCTGTAAATGAGGAAGAATGGGGGAGAGGGAATTGGACTAATGGTTGCAGGAGGAGGAACCAGTTGCAATGTGGAGACGACGGATTTGAGAGGTTGCAGTATATGAAGGTTCCTGACTTTCCTCAACCCTTGCCTTCGAGGGTTCAAGACGAGTGTCGGACCATATGTCTGAGGAACTGTTCCTGCATAGCTTATGCTTATGATGGTAACATTGGTTGTATGTTTTGGACTGATACCTTGATTGACACTCAGGAGTTTGATGGTGTTGGTGTTGATCTCTACGTTCGTCTCTCTGCTTCTGAGTTCG GCAGCCACAAGGGAAGAAAGCTTTACATCATAATACCTGTAACTGTGAGTTTTGTTTGCATATCTCTCATGATCATCATTGTTTGGTGGCTGATGATAAAGAGAAGAG GTGACAGAGTGAGAGATACGAGTATCGTGGAAGCAGGCCAAATGTTCATGACGGATTCAACTGCAATCGTACTTAGAAATGAGTCAAAGGAGGTTAATATCGGTGAGTTGCCAAAGTTCACTTTCGAGATGCTTGTTAAAGCAACAAACCGGTTCCATGTAACTAATCTTCTTGGAAGGGGTGGTTTTGGTCCTGTTTACAAG GGAATACTGGCAAACGGGAAAGAAATCGCTGTAAAGAGACTATCAGCAGACTCCGGACAAGGAATGCAAGAATTCATGAATGAAGTGATTCTGATTTCCAAACTCCAACACAGGAATCTTGTCAAACTGTTGGGAGGTTGtgttgaggaagaagagaggaTTCTGATTTATGAATACATGCCAAACAAAAGCTTAGATGCTTGTCTCTTTG GTACTACAAATCCAGCAAAGAAGTTGTTAGATTGGAATATGCGTTACAACATTATCGAAGGCATTGCTCGAGGCATCCTGTACCTTCACAGGGACTCAAGACTAAGGATCATTCACAGAGACCTTAAGCCAAGTAATGTTCTGCTAGACAAGGACTGGAATCCGAAAATCTCTGATTTCGGCATGGCAAGAATATTTGGAGGCAATGAAGACCATGGAAGTACTGCAAGAGTCGTGGGAACATA CGGATACATGGCGCCAGAATATGGAATGGAAGGCAGATTTTCAGAAAAATCTGATGTATTCAGCTTCGGAGTGCTGATCCTGGAGAttataaaagggaaaaagaacACACGCTATTTCAATGATGAATGGTCCTTGAGCCTTATTGGATAT GCTTGGAAAATGTGGAGTGAGGGTAACGGTTTGAGTTTCGTGGAGGAAAGCATCGCAAGTAGGGAGAACGAGGAAGAGATGGTTCGATGCATTCAGATTGGACTACTTTGTGTGCAAGAAAATCCCAAGGATAGACCTTCCATTGAAGTCATTCTGTCGATGCTGAGTCGTGATATCATGGAGTTGGCAATGCCGAACCAGCCGGCGTTTTCGGAAAATGGTTCCACAACAGGCCCTAGTGGATCAACACACCAAAATGTCTTCTCCAGTAATGAGCTCACTCTTAGTGGGCTTGATGGAAGATGA
- the LOC125201243 gene encoding G-type lectin S-receptor-like serine/threonine-protein kinase At1g11330 — MNTAIQLLDTGNLVLQKEDSGEILWQSFSEPTDVIVPGMTLSQNVNTGKMVALSAWKNASDPELGRFTAGLDAFSIPQLVTWDEGRPHWRSGPWNGLIFLGIKEMFYAYLDGFTQVTNDSAGNFFYSKPQENVYITASVNSTGHVLRNVWNGVAKRWNVEWTAPENECDIYGKCGAFGSCNVVKSPICTCLRGFEPANEEEWGRGNWTNGCRRKSQLQCGGDGFERLRYMKVPDFPKPLPSRVQDECRTTCLRNCSCIAYAYDGNIGCMFWSNTLIDTQEFGSVGVDLYLRLSASEFDSHKERKLYIIIAVAVGFVCISVVIFIAWWFIVKRKGSKAQDSIILEAGHMFTTDSTAIVLRNELNEVNIGELPKFTFKMLAKATNQFHEDNLLGRGGFGPVYKGILANGKEIAVKRLSEGSGQGMQEFMNEVIVISKLQHKNLVKLLGGCVEKEEKILIYEYMPNKSLDACLFGPINPTKKLLDWNMRYNIIEGIARGILYLHRDSRLRIIHRDLKPSNVLLDQDWNPKISDFGMARIFGGNEDHGNTARVVGTYGYMAPEYGMGGRFSEKSDVYSFGVLILEIIKGKKNTHYFNDELSLSLIGCAWKMWNEGNGLSFVEESIASRENEEEMVRCIQIGLLCVQEHPMDRPSIEIVLSMLSRDIVELPVPNQPGYSENGSTTGPSGSTHQNVFSSNELTLSVLDGR, encoded by the exons ATGAACACAGCCATCCAACTCCTCGACACTGGCAATCTCGTCTTGCAGAAAGAGGACTCGGGAGAGATATTATGGCAATCTTTCTCAGAGCCTACGGACGTGATTGTGCCAGGCATGACGCTGAGCCAGAACGTTAACACAGGGAAGATGGTGGCGCTGTCGGCGTGGAAAAACGCCTCCGATCCCGAGCTAGGGAGGTTCACCGCCGGCCTCGACGCATTCAGCATCCCGCAGCTTGTCACCTGGGACGAGGGGAGGCCCCACTGGAGGAGCGGGCCGTGGAACGGCCTCATCTTTCTCGGGATAAAGGAGATGTTCTACGCCTACTTGGACGGTTTCACTCAAGTGACGAATGACAGCGCGGGGAACTTCTTCTACTCAAAGCCGCAGGAGAATGTGTACATAACGGCCAGCGTGAATTCCACGGGACATGTGCTTCGGAACGTGTGGAATGGCGTGGCTAAGAGATGGAACGTGGAATGGACCGCTCCTGAAAATGAATGCGATATTTATGGAAAGTGTGGGGCGTTTGGTAGCTGTAATGTCGTGAAATCTCCTATTTGCACTTGTTTGAGAGGTTTTGAACCAGCAAATGAGGAAGAATGGGGGAGAGGGAATTGGACTAATGGCTGCAGGAGGAAGAGCCAGTTGCAATGTGGAGGAGATGGATTTGAGAGGTTGCGGTATATGAAGGTTCCCGACTTTCCTAAGCCCTTGCCTTCTAGGGTTCAAGACGAGTGTCGAACCACGTGCCTAAGAAACTGCTCCTGTATAGCTTATGCTTATGATGGTAACATTGGTTGTATGTTTTGGAGCAATACCTTGATTGACACTCAGGAGTTTGGTAGTGTTGGTGTCGATCTCTACCTTCGTCTCTCTGCTTCTGAATTTG ATAGCCACAAGGAGAGAAAGTTGTACATCATAATTGCAGTAGCTGTGGGTTTTGTTTGCATATCTGTTGTGATATTTATTGCTTGGTGGTTTATAGTGAAAAGGAAAG GGAGCAAAGCGCAAGATTCGATTATTTTGGAAGCAGGACACATGTTCACGACGGATTCAACTGCAATCGTACttagaaatgaattaaatgaagtTAATATTGGTGAGTTGCCAAAGTTCACTTTTAAGATGCTTGCTAAAGCAACAAACCAGTTCCATGAAGATAATCTTCTTGGAAGGGGTGGTTTCGGTCCTGTTTACAAG GGGATTTTGGCAAACGGGAAAGAAATCGCTGTAAAGAGACTATCAGAAGGCTCCGGACAAGGAATGCAAGAATTcatgaatgaagtaattgTGATATCCAAACTTCAACACAAGAATCTTGTCAAACTGTTGGGAGGTTGTgttgagaaagaagagaagattcTGATATATGAATACATGCCAAACAAAAGCTTAGATGCTTGTCTCTTCG GTCCTATAAATCCAACAAAGAAGTTGTTAGATTGGAATATGCGTTATAACATTATCGAGGGCATTGCGCGAGGCATTTTGTACCTTCACAGAGACTCAAGACTAAGGATCATTCACAGAGACCTTAAGCCAAGTAATGTTCTGCTAGACCAAGATTGGAATCCAAAAATCTCGGATTTTGGGATGGCAAGAATATTCGGAGGCAATGAAGACCATGGAAATACTGCAAGAGTCGTGGGAACGTA cGGATACATGGCGCCAGAATACGGAATGGGAGGCAGATTTTCTGAAAAATCGGATGTATACAGCTTTGGAGTGCTGATATTAGAgattataaaaggaaaaaagaacaCACATTATTTCAATGATGAATTGTCCTTGAGCCTTATTGGATGT GCGTGGAAAATGTGGAATGAGGGTAACGGTTTGAGTTTCGTGGAGGAAAGCATCGCGAGTAGGGAGAACGAGGAAGAGATGGTTCGATGCATTCAGATTGGGCTGCTTTGTGTCCAAGAACATCCCATGGATAGACCTTCCATTGAAATCGTGCTGTCGATGCTGAGTCGTGATATCGTGGAGCTGCCAGTGCCGAACCAGCCAGGGTATTCGGAAAATGGTTCGACAACAGGCCCTAGTGGATCAACGCACCAAAATGTCTTCTCCAGTAATGAGCTCACTCTTAGTGTGCTTGATGGAAGATGA
- the LOC125188363 gene encoding G-type lectin S-receptor-like serine/threonine-protein kinase SD1-13: MVSFLGGTGILSNGKEKAVKRPSAHSGQGRQEFMNEVIVISKLQHKNLVRLLGGCVEKEEKILIYEYMPNKSLDACLFGATNPTKKFLDWNMHSSIIDGIGRGILYLHRDSRLRIIHRDLKSGNVLLDKDWNPKISDFGMARIFGGNEDHGSTARVVGTYGYMAPEYAMGGRFSEKSDVYSFGAAWKMWNEGNGLSFVEQSIVSRETEEEIVRCIQIGLLCVQEHPMDRPSIETVLLMLSRDIVEPGTELENYSRGGKNINIQIFL, encoded by the exons ATGG tctcatttcttggcggcACGGGGATTCTGTCAAACGGGAAAGAAAAGGCTGTAAAGAGACCATCAGCACACTCCGGACAAGGTAGGCAAGAATTCATGAATGAAGTGATTGTGATTTCAAAACTCCAACACAAGAATCTTGTCAGACTGCTAGGAGGCTGCgttgagaaagaagagaaaattttgatatacgAATACATGCCAAACAAAAGCTTAGACGCTTGTCTCTTTG GTGCTACAAATCCGACAAAGAAGTTTTTAGATTGGAATATGCATTCCAGCATCATCGATGGCATTGGGAGAGGCATCCTGTACCTTCACAGAGACTCAAGACTAAGGATCATTCACAGAGACTTGAAGTCAGGTAATGTTCTGCTAGACAAGGACTGGAATCCAAAAATCTCGGATTTCGGGATGGCAAGAATATTCGGAGGCAATGAAGACCATGGCAGTACTGCAAGAGTCGTGGGAACATA CGGATACATGGCACCAGAATACGCAATGGGAGGCAGATTTTCTGAAAAATCTGATGTATACAGCTTCGGAGCT GCGTGGAAAATGTGGAATGAGGGTAATGGTTTGAGTTTCGTGGAGCAAAGCATCGTGAGCAGGGAGACGGAGGAAGAGATAGTTCGATGCATTCAGATAGGGCTGCTTTGTGTCCAAGAACATCCCATGGATAGACCTTccattgaaactgtgttgttGATGCTGAGTCGTGATATAGTGGAGCCAGGGACGGAGCTAGAAAATTATAGTAGAGggggcaaaaatataaacattcaaatttttctttag
- the LOC125188372 gene encoding G-type lectin S-receptor-like serine/threonine-protein kinase B120: MSQIIIQFFVHTSILVLILQSTVCLSLQNDTISTGVIIRDPETITSAKQNYILRFFSPPNTTNRYVGISFSLSEETVIWVANRDTPLKDSSGAVTLSNDGNLVVLDGTNRTVWSTNLTTTSPIINPVVQILDTDNLVLREEASGDTLWESFSHPTDVLMQGMALSQNVKTGKQVLLTAWKNATDPAIGSFRGGIEVMNGIPQLVTRNEGRPHWRSGQWNGLIFFGLKLMFSAFLEGFHQVKNDSDGNFFYSTPPLDVFISVTLNSSGTVTRKVWYGVAKRWNVIVSYPENECDLCLRGFEPVNEDEWGRGNWTNGCRRRNQLRCGDDEFERVQYMKVPDFAQPFPSRVLDECRTRCVGNCSCIAYAYDGNIGCMFWSDTLIDTQDFIDVGVDLYLRLYASELDSQKERKLYIIIGVAVGFVCISILMFIAWWLIVKRKGGKRQDSNILEAGQMFTTDSTAIVLKNESNEINIGELPKFTFKMLAKATNQFRVTNLLGRGGFGPVYKGVLANGKEIAVKRLSTDSGQGMQEFMNEVIVISKLQHKNLVKLLGGCVEKEEKILIYEYMPNKSLDACLFGRTNPTKKLLDWNMRSSIIEGIGRGILYLHRDSRLRIIHRDLKPSNVLLDQNWNPKISDFGMARIFGGNEDHGSTARVVGTYGYMAPEYGMEGIFSEKSDVFSFGVLILEIIKGKKNTHYFNDELSLSLIGCAWKMWNEGNGLSFVEERIASRETEEEMVRCIQIGLLCVQESPNDRPLIQTVLSMLSGEIVKLPVPKQPVFAENGSNSGPNGSTQQYVFSNNELTLSVLDGR, translated from the exons ATGTCTCAAATAATCATTCAGTTCTTTGTTCATACATCAATACTCGTTCTAATTCTCCAAAGCACTGTATGTTTGAGCTTACAAAATGACACAATTTCAACAGGTGTGATAATCAGAGATCCAGAAACCATTACATCAGCAAAGCAGAACTACATATTGAGATTCTTCTCTCCTCCAAACACCACCAACCGCTACGTAGGAATCTCCTTCTCCTTGTCGGAAGAAACCGTGATTTGGGTCGCCAACAGAGACACACCCCTTAAAGATTCTTCCGGCGCCGTTACTCTGTCTAATGACGGCAATCTCGTCGTCTTGGACGGGACTAATCGAACCGTTTGGTCGACCAATCTCACCACTACCTCTCCCATCATTAATCCGGTCGTCCAAATCCTGGACACTGACAATCTCGTCTTGCGGGAAGAGGCCTCTGGAGACACGCTGTGGGAGTCTTTCTCACATCCTACGGATGTTCTGATGCAGGGAATGGCGTTAAGCCAGAACGTAAAGACTGGGAAGCAGGTCCTGCTGACAGCGTGGAAAAACGCCACCGATCCTGCCATAGGGAGCTTCAGGGGAGGCATAGAAGTCATGAATGGAATCCCACAGCTTGTCACCAGGAACGAGGGGCGGCCGCACTGGAGGAGCGGGCAGTGGAACGGcctgattttttttgggttaaaGCTAATGTTCAGCGCCTTTTTAGAAGGCTTCCATCAAGTGAAGAATGACAGTGATGGGAATTTCTTCTATTCGACACCGCCGCTGGATGTTTTTATATCAGTCACATTGAATTCTTCGGGTACTGTGACTCGGAAGGTGTGGTATGGCGTGGCGAAGAGATGGAACGTGATAGTGTCATATCCTGAAAACGAGTGTGATCT TTGTTTGAGAGGGTTTGAGCCTGTAAATGAGGATGAATGGGGGAGAGGGAATTGGACTAATGGTTGCAGGAGGAGGAACCAATTGCGATGTGGAGACGATGAATTTGAGAGGGTGCAGTATATGAAGGTTCCGGACTTTGCTCAACCCTTTCCTTCTAGGGTTCTAGACGAGTGTCGGACCAGATGTGTGGGGAACTGCTCATGCATAGCTTATGCTTATGATGGTAACATTGGTTGTATGTTTTGGAGTGATACCTTGATTGACACTCAGGACTTTATTGATGTTGGTGTTGATCTCTACCTTCGTCTCTATGCTTCTGAACTCG ATAGCCAGAAGGAGAGGAAGTTGTACATCATAATTGGAGTTGCTGTGGGTTTTGTTTGCATATCTATTCTGATGTTTATTGCTTGGTGGTTGATAGTGAAGAGGAAAG GCGGCAAAAGGCAagattcaaatattttggaagCAGGACAGATGTTCACGACAGATTCAACTGCAATCGtactaaaaaatgaatcaaatgaaattaatattggtGAGTTGCCAAAGTTCACTTTTAAGATGCTTGCTAAAGCCACCAACCAGTTCCGTGTAACTAATCTTCTTGGAAGGGGTGGTTTCGGTCCTGTTTACAAG GGAGTTCTGGCAAACGGGAAAGAAATCGCTGTGAAGAGACTATCAACAGACTCTGGACAAGGCATGCAAGAATTCATGAATGAAGTGATTGTGATATCCAAACTCCAACACAAGAATCTTGTCAAACTTTTGGGAGGTTGTgttgagaaagaagagaagattcTAATATACGAATACATGCCAAACAAAAGCTTGGATGCTTGTCTCTTTG GTCGTACAAATCCTACAAAGAAGTTGTTAGATTGGAATATGCGTTCCAGCATTATCGAGGGCATTGGGCGAGGCATTTTGTACCTTCATAGAGACTCCAGATTAAGGATCATTCACAGAGATCTCAAGCCAAGTAATGTTCTGCTAGACCAAAATTGGAATCCAAAAATCTCAGATTTTGGGATGGCAAGAATATTCGGAGGCAATGAAGACCATGGCAGTACTGCAAGAGTCGTGGGAACATA CGGATACATGGCGCCAGAATACGGAATGGAAGGCatattttctgaaaaatcTGATGTATTCAGCTTCGGAGTGCTGATTCTGGAgattataaaaggaaaaaagaacaCACATTATTTCAATGATGAATTGTCCTTGAGTCTCATAGGATGT GCATGGAAAATGTGGAATGAGGGTAACGGCTTGAGTTTCGTTGAGGAAAGAATTGCAAGTAGGGAGACGGAGGAAGAGATGGTTCGATGTATTCAGATAGGGCTGTTGTGCGTCCAAGAATCACCGAACGATAGACCTCTGATCCAAACAGTTCTATCGATGTTGAGTGGAGAAATTGTGAAGCTGCCAGTGCCCAAACAGCCAGTGTTTGCAGAAAATGGTTCGAACTCGGGCCCCAATGGATCAACACAACAATATGTCTTCTCCAATAACGAGCTCACTCTTAGTGTGCTTGATGGAAGATGA
- the LOC125188380 gene encoding uncharacterized protein LOC125188380, with protein MDSDDENFQHLVDEEFEELVAAVQDEADEKEAALAAAAAIPRPRYRRRYINSDHVGADQWLMEDYFGDNPRYTPKIFHRRFRMSQRLFIHIADCLSQRYRCFTLWSDATGRPGLSTYQKCTAAIRQLGYAGPTDMFDEYLQMGETTALKTLRQFCKRIKELFKGEYLRKPTAEECQRLINMHGTVHHFPGMMGSIDCMH; from the coding sequence ATGGATTCCGACGATGAAAATTTTCAGCACTTGGTCGATGAAGAGTTCGAAGAACTCGTTGCAGCGGTGCAAGATGAAGCCGACGAGAAGGAGGCGGctttggcggcggcggcggccatCCCTCGGCCGAGATACCGTCGCCGGTATATCAACAGTGACCATGTCGGAGCCGACCAGTGGTTGATGGAAGACTACTTCGGCGATAACCCTCGTTATACGCCGAAGATTTTTCATCGGCGATTCAGAATGTCGCAACGACTCTTCATCCACATTGCGGATTGTTTGTCTCAGCGATACAGGTGCTTCACCTTGTGGAGTGATGCCACCGGTCGACCCGGATTGTCGACATATCAGAAGTGCACGGCCGCAATTAGGCAGCTTGGCTATGCCGGGCCTACTgacatgttcgacgaataTCTACAGATGGGCGAAACGACTGCCCTCAAGACGCTGAGGCAGTTTTGCAAGCGTATCAAAGAACTCTTCAAAGGGGAGTACCTACGGAAACCGACGGCCGAGGAATGCCAGAGACTGATAAATATGCACGGGACTGTGCATCATTTTCCGGGCATGATGGGCAGCATCGATTGCATGCACTAG